Proteins encoded by one window of Salicibibacter halophilus:
- a CDS encoding CtsR family transcriptional regulator, translated as MMGNNISDVIENYIKSILTKEEQDLIEIKRSELAKHFECVPSQINYVIRTRFTIEKGYVVESKRGGGGYIRITKVRHSDHQELCDQLIKNIGESIDQRTGKSVVLRLLEEGAISKREGNMMLAAIEREVIALPVPAHRDTIRANVLKAMLSSLKYKI; from the coding sequence ATGATGGGGAATAACATTTCTGATGTCATTGAAAATTATATAAAATCGATTTTGACGAAAGAAGAACAGGATTTAATTGAGATAAAAAGAAGTGAACTTGCCAAGCACTTTGAATGTGTGCCGTCGCAAATTAACTATGTGATTCGCACAAGATTTACAATTGAAAAAGGCTATGTTGTGGAAAGTAAGCGCGGCGGAGGCGGCTATATTCGGATTACGAAGGTACGGCATTCAGATCATCAGGAATTATGTGATCAATTGATTAAAAACATCGGAGAGTCCATCGATCAAAGGACGGGGAAAAGTGTTGTTCTTCGGCTATTGGAAGAGGGAGCCATCAGCAAGCGAGAAGGGAATATGATGCTTGCGGCGATTGAACGGGAGGTCATTGCTCTTCCGGTTCCTGCTCACCGCGATACAATCCGGGCGAATGTTTTGAAGGCAATGCTTTCGAGTTTAAAGTATAAGATTTAA